The Arthrobacter sp. NicSoilC5 genome has a window encoding:
- a CDS encoding carbohydrate ABC transporter permease, with the protein MTTETVAKGATPYTGALKRQPPARRRKKRPGTYISRVGVILAGLVFFFPFLWMVATSLKPTSEVFSTGSNFLASRVEWSNYVTAWTAIPFAQVIANSFLVSIAGAALTTVVSLLSAYAFARLQFRHRDKLFLVFLGTLVLPQEVLVIPLYIMMNKLDLVNSLPALIVPFAFGAFGAFLIRQFLLSLPVEFEEAARIDGAGSLRILWSVILPLVRAPLAVVAVFSFIDYWSSFLWPLIVINDVSQATIPLGLSMFSGERGTDWGPLMAAATVAVIPSLLVVILLQRQLVKGVSMGGFGGR; encoded by the coding sequence ATGACAACTGAAACCGTGGCCAAGGGCGCCACCCCGTACACCGGCGCCCTGAAGCGCCAACCCCCTGCGCGTCGCAGGAAGAAGCGGCCGGGCACCTACATCAGCAGGGTAGGCGTTATCCTTGCAGGCCTCGTCTTCTTCTTCCCGTTCCTCTGGATGGTGGCCACTTCCCTGAAGCCGACGTCCGAGGTCTTCTCCACGGGTTCAAACTTCCTGGCTTCCCGGGTGGAATGGTCCAACTATGTCACCGCCTGGACTGCCATACCGTTCGCACAGGTGATCGCCAACAGCTTCCTGGTGTCCATCGCCGGAGCAGCCCTGACCACCGTGGTGTCGCTGCTGTCCGCGTATGCCTTCGCACGGCTTCAGTTCAGGCACCGCGACAAGCTGTTCCTTGTCTTCCTGGGCACCCTGGTGCTGCCGCAGGAGGTACTGGTCATCCCGCTGTACATCATGATGAACAAGCTGGACCTTGTGAATTCCCTTCCGGCGCTTATCGTTCCGTTCGCGTTCGGTGCGTTCGGTGCGTTCCTCATCCGGCAGTTCCTGCTTTCCCTCCCGGTCGAATTCGAAGAAGCCGCGCGGATAGACGGTGCGGGGTCCCTCCGGATCCTGTGGAGCGTCATCCTGCCACTGGTCCGCGCACCGCTCGCGGTGGTGGCTGTGTTCAGCTTCATCGACTACTGGAGCAGCTTCCTGTGGCCCCTGATCGTCATCAATGACGTCTCGCAGGCCACGATTCCGCTCGGCTTGTCCATGTTCTCCGGCGAACGCGGAACGGACTGGGGGCCACTGATGGCCGCCGCAACCGTAGCAGTGATCCCCAGCTTGTTGGTCGTTATCCTCCTGCAGCGCCAACTAGTCAAAGGCGTCAGCATGGGCGGATTCGGCGGCCGTTGA